A single genomic interval of Daucus carota subsp. sativus chromosome 1, DH1 v3.0, whole genome shotgun sequence harbors:
- the LOC108204392 gene encoding disease resistance protein RPV1 isoform X1, whose amino-acid sequence MASTSSQTPASWDVFLSFRGIDTRLGFTSHLYSALDHNGIWTFMDDPELRCGEVISAALLKAIQESKIYIVVLSVNYASSSWCLDELVEILKCNKTMERAVIPVFFNIDPSVVRYQNGRFGEHFKRHEIRYADEMERVENWRLALCQLAQYSGIHVDGKKSEADIVNDIVEESLLLLHTEPTALDVAKYPVGLESRVNDITAALLSSGTKGVIKIGIYGMGGVGKTTLAKALFNKLLLGSFEGSCFLENVRENSGNIKGLASLQQQLISDVLKISKDEVKVSSVDQGTKLIERRICSRKILVVIDDLEDNKKFESLVRPFAPGSVVIITTRDEEILDVIEVETQYRYKVNEMGDAEANTLFFRHAFRDTEPNDTLRILSKDILHLAGRLPLALEVFGSYLYKKPEVKWKSYIERLQRDPDSSIQQRLIISLDAYGSDDPLLKKMFLDIACLFIGRNKENLVEILNTYYPYADDKINILQKRSLLTFNDKNEVRMHDLLQDTGKKIARNNSPDEPGKHSRLWVRKEICDLLEKDKGTEAIEGILLNHFEPELPKPKLEDLLELLESEDDLLRYFGPELSKPKLEESFSTKSLRRMTRLRFFFLDGINLTGKFKLPLEDLRWFCWNHCPLKCLPSDFCPEKLVILELPNSKLTTMWKEKMVSQKLFFTPDSRGLPRLINLKTLNMSFSEDLTTTPDFRRLPHLESLNLEGCKSLKEVHKSIGSLVWLVSLNLKDCVNVRSLPDTICDLGALEVLCIEKCTGLKALPRELGKINSLKELNASRTSFPKLPDSIGDLSKLVKLELWRNFNEKKLESLPNTICNLRALEVLKVTVKALPVELGNIESLRELITSGIAISKLPDSIGNLRSLEILDIFFSRTLERLPDQLWKLTRLSELRAYATICLEKLPDIESGQTSLPLTKLSLYHSNITALPSGISQLSNLEDLDLGSCGHLLSIAELPPNLTYMSVDDCTSLKRLNLSSLKLLRKLHLQNCSALTKILGLEELTSLVWLICRGSPLTHTLTKPLFQMYSGFEEKIDIWLEAEDFPDWIIQSSVEWSADDDISDGDASSSVNLQPNLSHNYLGMILCFDLQDKDAYYSVTTSANNIFESRIYSSSIVIVPRSILTVTDSDHKIQFASRVRRHWIHLLYKNEDNCITVNVADERNTPSANDTVDMSNDDHSASELEDDEDEDEDKEDGRMLELQREGDDGNETEYESFSSDEDSEGDR is encoded by the exons ATGGCTTCAACAAGTTCTCAAACTCCCGCTAGCTGGGACGTTTTCTTGAGCTTCCGTGGCATAGACACTCGACTTGGTTTCACCAGTCATTTATACTCTGCCCTGGATCACAATGGTATTTGGACTTTTATGGATGATCCTGAGCTACGCTGTGGAGAAGTTATCTCAGCTGCATTGCTCAAAGCTATTCAGGAATCTAAAATTTACATTGTTGTCCTCTCTGTAAATTATGCTTCTTCGAGTTGGTGCCTTGACGAGCTGGTAGAGATCCTTAAATGTAACAAAACAATGGAAAGAGCGGTTATTCCTGTGTTTTTCAACATTGATCCATCAGTAGTGCGATACCAAAATGGGAGATTTGGAGAACATTTTAAAAGGCATGAAATTAGATATGCGGATGAAATGGAAAGAGTGGAGAATTGGCGCCTTGCACTATGTCAACTTGCTCAATATTCAGGAATACATGTAGACGGTAAAAA GTCTGAAGCTGATATTGTCAATGATATAGTTGAGGAGAGTCTACTACTTTTACACACAGAACCCACTGCTTTAGATGTTGCCAAATATCCAGTTGGGTTGGAATCCCGCGTTAACGACATAACAGCAGCATTGTTGAGCAGCGGCACAAAAGGTGTCATTAAGATCGGGATATATGGTATGGGTGGCGTAGGCAAAACAACTCTTGCCAAGGCACTTTTTAATAAACTCTTGCTAGGAAGCTTTGAAGGAAGCTGCTTCCTCGAAAATGTGAGGGAAAATTCGGGGAATATAAAAGGCCTAGCGTCTTTACAACAACAACTCATTAGCGATGTTCTTAAAATTAGTAAGGACGAAGTTAAAGTTAGCAGTGTTGACCAGGGAACTAAGCTGATAGAACGAAGAATCTGTTCAAGAAAAATTTTGGTTGTTATTGATGACTTAGAGGACAATAAGAAATTTGAGTCACTTGTGAGACCATTTGCTCCTGGGAGTGTAGTTATAATAACTACAAGGGATGAAGAGATACTTGATGTAATTGAAGTGGAAACTCAATATCGATACAAGGTTAATGAGATGGGTGACGCTGAGGCAAATACACTATTTTTTAGACATGCATTTCGAGATACTGAACCAAATGATACTTTAAGGATATTGTCTAAAGACATTCTACATCTTGCTGGAAGACTCCCCTTGGCTCTAGAGGTTTTCGGCTCGTACTTGTATAAGAAACCCGAGGTTAAATGGAAATCTTACATTGAGAGACTGCAGCGAGATCCCGACAGCAGTATCCAGCAAAGACTTATAATTAGCTTGGATGCCTATGGATCAGATGATCCCCTGCTAAAGAAGATGTTCCTTGACATTGCTTGTCTATTCATTGGAAGGAATAAAGAAAATTTGGTTGAAATATTGAATACTTACTATCCCTACGCGGatgataaaattaatattcttcaGAAAAGAAGTCTATTAACGTTCAATGACAAAAACGAAGTGCGAATGCATGATCTGCTTCAGGATACGGGAAAGAAAATCGCGCGTAACAACTCTCCTGATGAGCCTGGAAAGCATAGTAGATTATGGGTACGAAAAGAGATATGCGATCTGTTGGAGAAAGACAAG GGAACAGAAGCGATTGAAGGTATCTTGCTCAACCATTTTGAACCCGAGCTTCCTAAACCCAAGCTGGAAGATTTGCTCGAATTATTGGAATCCGAGGATGATTTGCTCCGCTATTTTGGACCCGAGCTTTCTAAACCCAAGCTGGAAGAATCGTTTTCTACGAAAAGTTTAAGAAGAATGACTagattaagattttttttcttggACGGCATTAATCTTACTGGCAAGTTTAAACTGCCACTAGAAGATTTGAGGTGGTTTTGTTGGAATCATTGTCCTTTAAAGTGTTTACCTTCTGATTTTTGCCCCGAAAAACTTGTTATTCTGGAGTTGCCGAATAGCAAATTGACAACAATGTGGAAAGAAAAGATG GTTTCGCAAAAATTGTTTTTCACCCCAGATTCTAGAGGACTACCGCGtctcataaatttaaaaactctaAACATGTCATTTTCTGAAGATTTAACTACCACCCCGGACTTCAGAAGACTACCGCATCTTGAAAGTTTGAATCTTGAGGGTTGTAAAAGTTTGAAGGAGGTCCATAAATCAATTGGAAGTTTGGTGTGGCTTGTTTCCTTAAATTTGAAGGATTGTGTAAACGTAAGAAGTCTTCCAGATACCATCTGCGACTTGGGAGCTTTGGAAGTTCTATGTATTGAAAAATGTACAGGGCTAAAAGCACTGCCAAGAGAATTAGGGAAAATCAATTCCCTAAAAGAGCTCAATGCTTCCAGAACAAGTTTTCCGAAATTACCAGATTCGATCGGAGATCTTAGTAAGCTTGTTAAGCTGGAATTATGGCGAAATTTCAACGAAAAGAAACTTGAATCTCTTCCAAACACCATTTGCAACTTAAGAGCACTGGAAGTTTTGAAGGTTACTGTGAAAGCATTGCCTGTTGAACTGGGGAATATTGAATCTCTAAGAGAGCTCATTACATCGGGAATAGCCATTTCAAAATTGCCAGACAGCATTGGCAACCTGAGATCATTGGAAattcttgatatatttttttctcgTACTCTAGAGAGGTTACCTGATCAACTGTGGAAGCTTACAAGGTTATCGGAGCTAAGGGCATATGCAACTATTTGTTTAGAGAAACTTCCTGACATAGAATCAGGCCAGACTTCATTACCATTGACAAAGTTGTCTTTATATCATAGTAATATCACTGCCCTGCCATCAGGTATTAGTCAGCTCTCAAACCTAGAAGATCTTGATCTCGGCAGTTGTGGTCATCTGTTGTCCATAGCAGAACTTCCTCCTAATCTGACGTACATGTCTGTCGATGACTGTACATCTCTGAAAAGATTAAATCTATCCAGTTTGAAACTGTTGCGGAAGTTGCACCTTCAAAATTGCAGTGCTTTGACAAAGATTTTAGGGCTGGAGGAACTCACTTCTTTAGTTTGGCTAATTTGCCGCGGCTCTCCACTGACACATACTTTAACAAAGCCATTGTTCCAG ATGTACTCTGGTTTTGAGGAAAAAATTGATATTTGGCTCGAGGCAGAAGATTTTCCAGATTGGATTATTCAATCAAGTGTAGAATGGTCAGCTGACGATGACATTTCAGATGGAGACGCGTCATCTTCTGTGAATTTGCAACCAAACTTGTCACACAATTACTTGGGGATGATTCTCTGCTTCGACCTGCAGGATAAAGATGCCTATTATTCTGTTACGACTTCTGCAAATAATATATTCGAGAGCCGTATATATTCATCAAGTATAGTGATAGTTCCAAGATCAATATTAACAGTCACAGATAGCGATCATAAAATCCAATTTGCATCAAGAGTACGCAGACATTGGATTCATCTCCTGTACAAAAATGAAGACAATTGCATCACTGTCAATGTTGCAGATGAAAGAAACACCCCCTCGGCCAATGATACGGTTGATATGAGTAACGATGATCATAGTGCAAGTGAGCTTGAGGATGATGAAGACGAAGACGAAGATAAAGAGGACGGCAGAATGCTGGAGCTTCAAAGAGAGGGCGATGATGGAAATGAAACAGAATATGAATCATTTAGCAGTGACGAAGACTCAGAGGGTGATCGATAG
- the LOC108204392 gene encoding disease resistance protein RPV1 isoform X2 produces MGGVGKTTLAKALFNKLLLGSFEGSCFLENVRENSGNIKGLASLQQQLISDVLKISKDEVKVSSVDQGTKLIERRICSRKILVVIDDLEDNKKFESLVRPFAPGSVVIITTRDEEILDVIEVETQYRYKVNEMGDAEANTLFFRHAFRDTEPNDTLRILSKDILHLAGRLPLALEVFGSYLYKKPEVKWKSYIERLQRDPDSSIQQRLIISLDAYGSDDPLLKKMFLDIACLFIGRNKENLVEILNTYYPYADDKINILQKRSLLTFNDKNEVRMHDLLQDTGKKIARNNSPDEPGKHSRLWVRKEICDLLEKDKGTEAIEGILLNHFEPELPKPKLEDLLELLESEDDLLRYFGPELSKPKLEESFSTKSLRRMTRLRFFFLDGINLTGKFKLPLEDLRWFCWNHCPLKCLPSDFCPEKLVILELPNSKLTTMWKEKMVSQKLFFTPDSRGLPRLINLKTLNMSFSEDLTTTPDFRRLPHLESLNLEGCKSLKEVHKSIGSLVWLVSLNLKDCVNVRSLPDTICDLGALEVLCIEKCTGLKALPRELGKINSLKELNASRTSFPKLPDSIGDLSKLVKLELWRNFNEKKLESLPNTICNLRALEVLKVTVKALPVELGNIESLRELITSGIAISKLPDSIGNLRSLEILDIFFSRTLERLPDQLWKLTRLSELRAYATICLEKLPDIESGQTSLPLTKLSLYHSNITALPSGISQLSNLEDLDLGSCGHLLSIAELPPNLTYMSVDDCTSLKRLNLSSLKLLRKLHLQNCSALTKILGLEELTSLVWLICRGSPLTHTLTKPLFQMYSGFEEKIDIWLEAEDFPDWIIQSSVEWSADDDISDGDASSSVNLQPNLSHNYLGMILCFDLQDKDAYYSVTTSANNIFESRIYSSSIVIVPRSILTVTDSDHKIQFASRVRRHWIHLLYKNEDNCITVNVADERNTPSANDTVDMSNDDHSASELEDDEDEDEDKEDGRMLELQREGDDGNETEYESFSSDEDSEGDR; encoded by the exons ATGGGTGGCGTAGGCAAAACAACTCTTGCCAAGGCACTTTTTAATAAACTCTTGCTAGGAAGCTTTGAAGGAAGCTGCTTCCTCGAAAATGTGAGGGAAAATTCGGGGAATATAAAAGGCCTAGCGTCTTTACAACAACAACTCATTAGCGATGTTCTTAAAATTAGTAAGGACGAAGTTAAAGTTAGCAGTGTTGACCAGGGAACTAAGCTGATAGAACGAAGAATCTGTTCAAGAAAAATTTTGGTTGTTATTGATGACTTAGAGGACAATAAGAAATTTGAGTCACTTGTGAGACCATTTGCTCCTGGGAGTGTAGTTATAATAACTACAAGGGATGAAGAGATACTTGATGTAATTGAAGTGGAAACTCAATATCGATACAAGGTTAATGAGATGGGTGACGCTGAGGCAAATACACTATTTTTTAGACATGCATTTCGAGATACTGAACCAAATGATACTTTAAGGATATTGTCTAAAGACATTCTACATCTTGCTGGAAGACTCCCCTTGGCTCTAGAGGTTTTCGGCTCGTACTTGTATAAGAAACCCGAGGTTAAATGGAAATCTTACATTGAGAGACTGCAGCGAGATCCCGACAGCAGTATCCAGCAAAGACTTATAATTAGCTTGGATGCCTATGGATCAGATGATCCCCTGCTAAAGAAGATGTTCCTTGACATTGCTTGTCTATTCATTGGAAGGAATAAAGAAAATTTGGTTGAAATATTGAATACTTACTATCCCTACGCGGatgataaaattaatattcttcaGAAAAGAAGTCTATTAACGTTCAATGACAAAAACGAAGTGCGAATGCATGATCTGCTTCAGGATACGGGAAAGAAAATCGCGCGTAACAACTCTCCTGATGAGCCTGGAAAGCATAGTAGATTATGGGTACGAAAAGAGATATGCGATCTGTTGGAGAAAGACAAG GGAACAGAAGCGATTGAAGGTATCTTGCTCAACCATTTTGAACCCGAGCTTCCTAAACCCAAGCTGGAAGATTTGCTCGAATTATTGGAATCCGAGGATGATTTGCTCCGCTATTTTGGACCCGAGCTTTCTAAACCCAAGCTGGAAGAATCGTTTTCTACGAAAAGTTTAAGAAGAATGACTagattaagattttttttcttggACGGCATTAATCTTACTGGCAAGTTTAAACTGCCACTAGAAGATTTGAGGTGGTTTTGTTGGAATCATTGTCCTTTAAAGTGTTTACCTTCTGATTTTTGCCCCGAAAAACTTGTTATTCTGGAGTTGCCGAATAGCAAATTGACAACAATGTGGAAAGAAAAGATG GTTTCGCAAAAATTGTTTTTCACCCCAGATTCTAGAGGACTACCGCGtctcataaatttaaaaactctaAACATGTCATTTTCTGAAGATTTAACTACCACCCCGGACTTCAGAAGACTACCGCATCTTGAAAGTTTGAATCTTGAGGGTTGTAAAAGTTTGAAGGAGGTCCATAAATCAATTGGAAGTTTGGTGTGGCTTGTTTCCTTAAATTTGAAGGATTGTGTAAACGTAAGAAGTCTTCCAGATACCATCTGCGACTTGGGAGCTTTGGAAGTTCTATGTATTGAAAAATGTACAGGGCTAAAAGCACTGCCAAGAGAATTAGGGAAAATCAATTCCCTAAAAGAGCTCAATGCTTCCAGAACAAGTTTTCCGAAATTACCAGATTCGATCGGAGATCTTAGTAAGCTTGTTAAGCTGGAATTATGGCGAAATTTCAACGAAAAGAAACTTGAATCTCTTCCAAACACCATTTGCAACTTAAGAGCACTGGAAGTTTTGAAGGTTACTGTGAAAGCATTGCCTGTTGAACTGGGGAATATTGAATCTCTAAGAGAGCTCATTACATCGGGAATAGCCATTTCAAAATTGCCAGACAGCATTGGCAACCTGAGATCATTGGAAattcttgatatatttttttctcgTACTCTAGAGAGGTTACCTGATCAACTGTGGAAGCTTACAAGGTTATCGGAGCTAAGGGCATATGCAACTATTTGTTTAGAGAAACTTCCTGACATAGAATCAGGCCAGACTTCATTACCATTGACAAAGTTGTCTTTATATCATAGTAATATCACTGCCCTGCCATCAGGTATTAGTCAGCTCTCAAACCTAGAAGATCTTGATCTCGGCAGTTGTGGTCATCTGTTGTCCATAGCAGAACTTCCTCCTAATCTGACGTACATGTCTGTCGATGACTGTACATCTCTGAAAAGATTAAATCTATCCAGTTTGAAACTGTTGCGGAAGTTGCACCTTCAAAATTGCAGTGCTTTGACAAAGATTTTAGGGCTGGAGGAACTCACTTCTTTAGTTTGGCTAATTTGCCGCGGCTCTCCACTGACACATACTTTAACAAAGCCATTGTTCCAG ATGTACTCTGGTTTTGAGGAAAAAATTGATATTTGGCTCGAGGCAGAAGATTTTCCAGATTGGATTATTCAATCAAGTGTAGAATGGTCAGCTGACGATGACATTTCAGATGGAGACGCGTCATCTTCTGTGAATTTGCAACCAAACTTGTCACACAATTACTTGGGGATGATTCTCTGCTTCGACCTGCAGGATAAAGATGCCTATTATTCTGTTACGACTTCTGCAAATAATATATTCGAGAGCCGTATATATTCATCAAGTATAGTGATAGTTCCAAGATCAATATTAACAGTCACAGATAGCGATCATAAAATCCAATTTGCATCAAGAGTACGCAGACATTGGATTCATCTCCTGTACAAAAATGAAGACAATTGCATCACTGTCAATGTTGCAGATGAAAGAAACACCCCCTCGGCCAATGATACGGTTGATATGAGTAACGATGATCATAGTGCAAGTGAGCTTGAGGATGATGAAGACGAAGACGAAGATAAAGAGGACGGCAGAATGCTGGAGCTTCAAAGAGAGGGCGATGATGGAAATGAAACAGAATATGAATCATTTAGCAGTGACGAAGACTCAGAGGGTGATCGATAG